CTCGACGACGACCTGAACCGCCTGTTCAGCGGCCGTCACGCGCAAGTGCCGGCGAGCCGCGAAGCGCCGCGCGCGGCACAGCTCGAAGCGGCGGCCGCCGCGTTCTTCGCGGCTGCGCCGGCGGGCAGCGTGCGCTGGCACATCGACATGCATACTGCGATCCGCGCATCGGTGTTCGAGCAGTTCGCGCTGCTGCCGCACACGGGCACGCCGCCGACGCGCGCGATGGTCGAATGGCTCGGCGATGCGCGCATCGCGGCCGTGCTGCTGCATACCGCGAAGGGCAATACGTATTCGCATTACACGGCCGAGCATTGCGGCGCGCTCGCGTGCACGCTCGAACTCGGCAAGGTGCGGCCGTTCGGTCAGAACGATCTGGCGCGCTTCGCGCCGGCCGATCATGCGGTGCGCAAGCTCGTTTCGGGCGCGCCGCGCGATGTCGACGCGCCGCTGCCGCGCATGTTCACCGTGATCGACCAGATCACGAAGCAGAGCGACGCGCTCGAGCTGTTCGTCGCGGCCGACGTCGCGAACTTCACCGCGTTCGCGCGCGGCACCGTGCTCGCGCAGGACGGCGACTACCGCTACACGGTGAAGCACGACGAGGAGCGCATCGTATTTCCGAATCCGACCGTGAAGCCGGGTTTGCGCGCGGGCCTGCTCGTCGTCGACACGACGCGCGAGACGCTTGCCGCACTCGTCTGACGGAAGATCGGCTGCGCGCGGCGACAGTGATCCGTCCCGTCGCCCGTGCGCCGTCCCGCAGCATCCCCCGAATGGCGTCGACGCCCGCATGCCGCGCAGACGGCCCGCGCGTCGAGCCTTGCGTATTTGCGACATCGTCTTGCAAGTTCGACGGCGCATCCGGCCGTCGTCGCGCACGCAGCGCAGCATCGCGCGCCGCCGGCCGCTTTGCCGTATCGGGCCGCGCGGATTGGTACAATCGCGGCCTTGCGGCTGTTGCGCCGCATCAAGGCGCGGCATCGGCATTGTGGTTGTCATCCGACCCTGCAATGATGCATGCGCCCGTAGTTCCGGAACATTCGAGTATCGAGGAGAACACCTGATGAAGTTGGATTGGCGTAAAGTGGCCGCGCATGCGGTAGTGGCGGCATCGGCCGTGGCGGCAGGCAGCGCGATGGCTGCGGATCTGAAGGAGATCCGGTTCGGCGTCGAAGCCTCGTACGCGCCGTTCGAATACAAGACGCCCGACGGCAAGCTGACCGGCTTCGACATCGATATCGGCAACGCGGTGTGCGCGAAGCTGAAGACGAAGTGCGTGTGGGTCGAGAACGACTTCGACGGCCTGATCCCCGCGCTGCAGGCGCGCAAGTTCGACGCGATCAACTCGGACATGACGATCACCGACCAGCGCAAGCACGCGATCGCGTTCACCGATCCGATCTACACGATCCCGAACCAGCTGATCGCGAAGCAGGGCAGCGGCCTGCTGCCGACCCCGCAAGCGCTGAAAGGCAAGCGCGTCGGCGTGCTGCAGGGCACGATCCAGGAAGCGTACGCGAAGAAGAAGTGGGCGCCGGCCGGCGTCGACGTCGTGCCGTACCAGACGCAGGACCTGGCCTACGCCGACCTGAAGTCGGGCCGTCTGGACGCGACGTTCCAGGATTCGGAAGCGGGCTCGAAGGGCTTCCTGTCGAAGCCGCAAGGCCAGGGCTTCGGCTTCGCCGGCGGCACGGTCAGCGATGCGGAGATCCTCGGCTCGGGCGTCGGTTTCGGCCTGCGCAAGAACGACGCGGCGCTGAAGACGGCGCTCGATCAGGCGCTGAAGGAACTGAAGGCCGACGGCACGATCGACAACCTCGCGAAGAAGTACTTCAGCGTGCCGGTCACGCTCAAGTAAGCGTTTCGATCCGTCGCACGATGCAGCCGGCCGCTTTCGCGGCCGGTTTGCTTTTGGGGCGCCGCTCGCGTTACGCGGGGAAGAACCGCCCCAGTTCGCGCGCGAGCTCGTTGAGCACGCTCATCTCCTGCTGCGTGATCTTGCGCGCCGGCTGCGCACCGGCCCAATCGCCGTACAGCAGGCCGACGGTCTTCGTGCCGACGCGTACGGGCAGCAGCACGAACGCGCGCGTGTCGGGAAGCGCATCGAGATACCACGCGGGCAGGCGCTTCATCATCTTCGGGTCCTGCGCCTGCTCGATGAAGATGCCGACCGAGTTCGTGATCGCGAGATGGAACACGTCCGGCTCGAAGCGCTCGTCGAAGCACAGCCGGTCGAGCGCCGCGTCGACGTCCGGGCCGAAGCCGAGCCGCGCGGCGAACGCGCCGTCTTCACGACGCACGAACATCACGGTGCGCGTGAACGCGAGGCCCGCCAGCAGGCTTTCCGACGCGAGCGCGAGCACCGGCGTCAGCACGTGCTCGGACGGCAGCGCGCGCAGGTCCGCGAGGCCGGCTTCGAGGCATGCCTCGGGTTCGGGCTGCGCCCGCGCGATCGCGTCGGCGTTCGCGCGCAGCTCGACGATCTCGCGCATCACGGTGTCGCTCGCTTCCTCGCGCGCGAGCCGGTCGGCGATTTCCACCAGCGCGTCGGCATCGATGTCCAGCTCCTGCCCGTAGTGCTGCGCGAGCGCCGCGATACGCGCATCGCGCTGCGGGCCCGCGGGCATCGCGAGCGCACCGGCGACATCGGTCGAGCAGCGGCTCACCGCGCGCAGCCAGCGCACGCGGCCGGGGCTGTCGTCGACGCACGCGTCGCGCGGCCGCTGGCGGTCTGCGTCGATGTCGTCCTCGTCGCCGCCGGCGGCGTGTGCGCTGCCGCCGTCGCCGTCGGCCATGCCGGCGCGGATCACGTCGGGCAGCCGCCAGCTCGCGGCGGCCTCGAGACCGATTTCGTCGAAGCCGACACCCAGCACGTCGACGCACGCGGCCGCTTCGTCGCCGTTCAGCTCGGCGGCGCGGCGCCGGATCCGGTCCCATTCGCTGTCGAGATAGCAGACCACCAGCAGCTTGCCGACCTGACGCATCAGCGTGCAGACGACGGCTTCCTCGCCGCCGCGCAACTCGGCATGCTCGGTCAGCTTGCGGGCAACGCAACCGGACAGCAGCGCGCGGTTCAACTCGAGCTTCGCGTCGATGCGGCGCGGCGTGCTGTGATGGAAATGGTCGACGAGCTTGAGCCCGACGACGAGATGGCCGACGGTGTCCATGCCGAGCACCATCAACGCACGCGTGACGGTCGTGATGTTGCCGCCGAACGCCATGTACATCGCGGAGTTGGCTAGCCGCAGGACTTTCTGCGTGAGCGCGAAATCAGACAGCACGACGCGCACGAGCGCGGTGAAGTCGAGATCGTCGTTCTTCATCGCGGCCATCGTCGCGCGCAGCGACTCCGACAGCAGCGGGAAGTCGCCCCGTTCGTTCATCCGCGCCCACAGCTTGTCGAGCAGCGCGGTGCGGGGCAGGTGTGCGGTGATTGACATACGGATCTATCCGGTTCGCCGCGCGCGTCAGGCGGCGTGCAGGCGCAGCTGCTGCGCCTCGAAGCGCCGTGCGAGCTCCTCGGACGGCAGCGCCTGACAGACGAGCCAGCCCTGGATGTGATTGCAGCCCATCTCGGTCAGCAGCTCGCGCTGCGCCTCGGTCTCGACGCCTTCCGCGACGAGTTCGAGATCCAGCGTCTGCGCGAGGCCGACCACCGCCGACACGATCGCGCGATCGTTGCGCGACGTCAGCAGGTTCTCGACGAAGCTGCGGTCGAT
The sequence above is a segment of the Burkholderia diffusa genome. Coding sequences within it:
- a CDS encoding ABC transporter substrate-binding protein, coding for MKLDWRKVAAHAVVAASAVAAGSAMAADLKEIRFGVEASYAPFEYKTPDGKLTGFDIDIGNAVCAKLKTKCVWVENDFDGLIPALQARKFDAINSDMTITDQRKHAIAFTDPIYTIPNQLIAKQGSGLLPTPQALKGKRVGVLQGTIQEAYAKKKWAPAGVDVVPYQTQDLAYADLKSGRLDATFQDSEAGSKGFLSKPQGQGFGFAGGTVSDAEILGSGVGFGLRKNDAALKTALDQALKELKADGTIDNLAKKYFSVPVTLK
- the astE gene encoding succinylglutamate desuccinylase, which gives rise to MPAAALLDDFLAFTLAGDAPPVTDGACAGGAVRWQWLGDGLLKFEPALAERDANAASVLVSAGVHGDETAPIELLSMLVRDLAAGTLPLACRLLVVLGNVPAMRGGERYLDDDLNRLFSGRHAQVPASREAPRAAQLEAAAAAFFAAAPAGSVRWHIDMHTAIRASVFEQFALLPHTGTPPTRAMVEWLGDARIAAVLLHTAKGNTYSHYTAEHCGALACTLELGKVRPFGQNDLARFAPADHAVRKLVSGAPRDVDAPLPRMFTVIDQITKQSDALELFVAADVANFTAFARGTVLAQDGDYRYTVKHDEERIVFPNPTVKPGLRAGLLVVDTTRETLAALV
- a CDS encoding HDOD domain-containing protein translates to MSITAHLPRTALLDKLWARMNERGDFPLLSESLRATMAAMKNDDLDFTALVRVVLSDFALTQKVLRLANSAMYMAFGGNITTVTRALMVLGMDTVGHLVVGLKLVDHFHHSTPRRIDAKLELNRALLSGCVARKLTEHAELRGGEEAVVCTLMRQVGKLLVVCYLDSEWDRIRRRAAELNGDEAAACVDVLGVGFDEIGLEAAASWRLPDVIRAGMADGDGGSAHAAGGDEDDIDADRQRPRDACVDDSPGRVRWLRAVSRCSTDVAGALAMPAGPQRDARIAALAQHYGQELDIDADALVEIADRLAREEASDTVMREIVELRANADAIARAQPEPEACLEAGLADLRALPSEHVLTPVLALASESLLAGLAFTRTVMFVRREDGAFAARLGFGPDVDAALDRLCFDERFEPDVFHLAITNSVGIFIEQAQDPKMMKRLPAWYLDALPDTRAFVLLPVRVGTKTVGLLYGDWAGAQPARKITQQEMSVLNELARELGRFFPA